In candidate division WOR-3 bacterium, one genomic interval encodes:
- the hpt gene encoding hypoxanthine phosphoribosyltransferase, with translation MINIKVFKLIGEEDIKEKVKELADRISKDYCNKDLVLIGVLKGAFVFLADLIRNLTIPCCCDFIKVSSYGQGTETSGVVKIVADISTPIENKDVLLVEDIVDTGLTLKYLIDHLSLKKPKSLKICALLDKPEKHRLKISIDYLGFTIPNKFVVGYGIDYDEKFRYLPYIGYIELNEKE, from the coding sequence ATGATAAATATCAAAGTTTTTAAGTTGATTGGTGAAGAAGATATCAAAGAGAAAGTTAAAGAACTGGCTGATAGAATAAGTAAAGATTATTGCAATAAGGATTTGGTTTTGATCGGTGTGCTAAAAGGTGCCTTTGTCTTTCTAGCTGATTTAATCAGAAACTTAACCATTCCCTGTTGTTGTGATTTTATAAAAGTTAGTAGCTATGGCCAAGGTACCGAAACTTCAGGAGTAGTGAAAATTGTGGCTGATATCTCAACACCAATTGAAAATAAAGATGTCTTATTGGTAGAAGATATTGTTGATACCGGTTTAACTTTGAAGTATTTAATTGACCATTTATCTCTTAAGAAGCCAAAGTCATTAAAAATTTGTGCCTTGCTTGATAAACCTGAAAAACATAGATTAAAAATTTCGATTGATTATCTTGGTTTTACTATTCCAAACAAGTTTGTTGTTGGGTATGGAATCGATTATGATGAAAAATTTCGTTATCTTCCTTATATTGGTTATATTGAATTAAATGAAAAAGAATAA